A region of Aphanothece sacrum FPU1 DNA encodes the following proteins:
- a CDS encoding GMC oxidoreductase: MEELGRRLTNNGQPISPYRTPLAVITEDHAPSGRKVPSDRETIKSGYVNRYGDPLGLKSSTWVSLLSPIKDLDNFQLWTNCVVTYLENQGDRINKIHYRDPSGRERIIEVKQGTMVIVACSAIESVRLLKLSAKTNADFDRRINQNQTEANSLLGKYFLTHCFGGAETIVRGIPRQNQPLRFDKSVSLDSDWAIDCCATEDFLRSNGLWAGAAIYNNTSDQALPMSLGRTHGSQDLDTIWQTFVNDTRLTGQGLVDFLDENFGTRLSVSFMANQVPLRSNRIELHPTVTDKWGRPSAYIRKIWHSHDVYLMSVLAKQCEQVLFLGQANDNLNEIEEGGIYLAENALARIANHILGGARFGNDPNDSVLDVNCRAWQFDNLYVTDGSFMPTSGGLILPIPLKQMPFV; the protein is encoded by the coding sequence CCCCTTTAGCTGTGATTACCGAAGATCACGCCCCCAGTGGCCGGAAAGTTCCGAGCGATCGTGAAACCATTAAATCCGGTTATGTCAACCGTTATGGCGATCCTTTAGGCTTAAAATCGAGTACCTGGGTTTCCCTTCTCAGTCCGATCAAAGATTTAGACAATTTTCAGCTATGGACAAATTGTGTTGTCACCTATCTGGAAAATCAAGGCGATCGCATTAATAAAATCCATTATCGTGACCCCAGTGGTAGAGAAAGGATAATTGAGGTGAAACAGGGGACTATGGTGATTGTTGCCTGTTCTGCCATTGAATCAGTCCGCCTCTTAAAACTATCGGCTAAAACTAATGCTGACTTTGATCGTCGGATCAACCAAAATCAAACCGAAGCCAATAGCTTATTAGGGAAATACTTTCTGACTCACTGTTTTGGAGGGGCTGAAACCATTGTCAGAGGAATTCCCAGACAAAACCAACCTTTGAGATTTGATAAATCTGTTTCTTTAGATAGTGACTGGGCTATTGATTGTTGCGCCACAGAAGACTTTTTGAGAAGCAATGGATTATGGGCCGGGGCAGCTATTTATAATAATACCTCCGATCAGGCCTTACCTATGTCTTTAGGACGGACTCACGGCAGTCAAGACTTAGATACCATTTGGCAAACCTTTGTCAACGATACCCGTCTCACAGGACAAGGATTAGTAGATTTTCTCGATGAAAACTTTGGAACACGCCTTTCTGTGAGTTTTATGGCCAATCAAGTTCCCCTGAGAAGCAATCGCATCGAACTCCATCCTACCGTAACTGATAAATGGGGCCGGCCGAGTGCTTATATTCGCAAAATTTGGCATAGCCATGATGTTTATCTGATGAGTGTTTTGGCAAAACAATGCGAACAAGTTCTCTTTTTAGGGCAGGCCAACGATAACTTAAACGAAATTGAAGAAGGAGGGATTTATTTAGCAGAAAATGCCTTAGCCCGCATTGCCAATCATATTTTAGGAGGGGCCCGTTTTGGTAACGATCCCAATGATTCTGTTCTCGATGTTAATTGTCGCGCTTGGCAATTTGATAACCTTTATGTGACGGATGGTTCCTTTATGCCTACTTCTGGGGGGCTAATCCTACCCATACCATTGAAGCAAATGCCTTTCGTGTAG
- a CDS encoding cupin domain-containing protein has product MDPRFNEIFTQPENSIFQVVFYPDRIYHAQYLNATRSDRYRYNVQEVRSKQDLNVLKGEVYLDGQFLSNFVRIEYRSSHLVELAREKGRFLRQELLAFVKVIPENGQNIAESMVKLLYSPWIDAYQVEIWETLEPPTNNSHDFKVLDMMGYQKPITRIPAFNPALRDIKALKQLELAVRENDRDLPFGYTINNPAWDNDYERSYQVPNTPQPSSNLNTVKVDNYLINFQRGWFIQSEDVEPVRYLNALMQPNNPDFDTTGTNVIEMRWIVQRDLGSSLVFFHEVTIPPGKVEGTHRHIGSEELYYIVEGTGIAYLGVGDDPKTDHFPTVTRDIFGIGKKECKELPVKPGSVIYTKSGGIHGIRNPGNTPLKFIAFLYHSS; this is encoded by the coding sequence ATGGACCCAAGATTTAATGAGATTTTTACCCAACCCGAAAACTCTATTTTTCAGGTTGTTTTCTATCCCGATCGCATTTATCATGCCCAATATTTGAATGCCACTCGCAGCGATCGCTATCGTTACAATGTTCAGGAAGTCAGAAGCAAGCAGGATCTTAATGTTCTTAAAGGGGAAGTTTATCTCGATGGTCAATTTCTCAGCAATTTTGTGAGAATTGAATATCGTTCTAGTCATTTAGTAGAATTGGCCCGAGAAAAAGGACGTTTCTTACGACAAGAACTTTTGGCTTTTGTGAAAGTGATCCCAGAGAATGGACAAAATATTGCTGAATCTATGGTTAAACTGCTCTATTCTCCCTGGATAGATGCTTATCAAGTCGAAATCTGGGAAACCCTCGAACCCCCAACCAATAATTCCCATGATTTTAAAGTGTTGGATATGATGGGCTATCAAAAACCTATTACCCGTATTCCTGCCTTTAACCCAGCTTTAAGAGATATTAAAGCTCTGAAACAACTAGAACTAGCAGTTCGGGAAAATGATCGGGATCTTCCCTTTGGTTATACCATCAATAATCCTGCTTGGGATAACGATTACGAACGTTCCTATCAAGTTCCCAATACTCCTCAACCGAGTTCTAACTTGAATACCGTCAAGGTGGACAACTATTTGATTAACTTCCAACGGGGTTGGTTTATTCAATCAGAAGATGTAGAACCTGTACGATATTTAAACGCTTTGATGCAACCAAATAACCCAGATTTCGATACCACTGGGACGAATGTGATTGAGATGCGTTGGATTGTACAACGAGATTTAGGCAGTTCTCTCGTCTTCTTCCATGAAGTGACCATTCCTCCAGGAAAAGTGGAAGGAACTCACCGTCATATAGGGTCAGAAGAACTTTACTACATTGTTGAAGGAACGGGTATTGCTTATCTGGGGGTGGGAGATGATCCCAAAACAGATCATTTTCCTACTGTTACAAGAGATATTTTTGGCATAGGCAAAAAAGAATGTAAGGAATTACCAGTTAAACCAGGTAGCGTTATTTATACCAAGAGTGGAGGGATTCATGGTATCCGTAACCCTGGTAATACTCCCCTAAAATTTATCGCCTTCCTCTATCACAGCAGTTAA
- a CDS encoding cupin domain-containing protein produces the protein MDLHIMRPECGIGLHRHRDNQEIFFMIDGRGLMVVGDWAKFPNRERCFEIRTLQAGHFAMLKGGNLHGLMNVTDENASLFMFGGYD, from the coding sequence ATGGACTTACATATTATGCGGCCAGAATGTGGCATCGGGTTACATCGTCATCGAGATAATCAAGAAATCTTTTTTATGATTGATGGTCGTGGGTTAATGGTCGTCGGAGATTGGGCCAAGTTTCCTAACCGAGAACGCTGCTTTGAAATTCGGACACTCCAAGCGGGTCATTTTGCCATGTTAAAAGGTGGAAATCTTCATGGGTTAATGAATGTTACAGATGAAAATGCTTCCCTGTTTATGTTTGGAGGATACGATTAA
- a CDS encoding helix-turn-helix domain-containing protein gives MKYIGIAEAAYLLGVCRQRVQQLLYAGRIKGAFKEGRYWRIPLFNGKMPQIIPGKRGPKGTWRKRPQQAKTYIHVNTKIIQANRKKVDKDPVICVRQGNRVKYCHKVDILGGLCRVVYDPYHPQSCGATVWVEVNPVVAELIGKSNPLITQSFATSFA, from the coding sequence ATGAAGTATATTGGTATAGCTGAAGCAGCATATCTTTTAGGAGTTTGTCGTCAACGAGTACAACAATTACTCTATGCCGGTAGAATTAAAGGGGCTTTTAAAGAAGGAAGATATTGGCGAATTCCTTTATTTAACGGGAAAATGCCCCAAATTATTCCAGGAAAAAGAGGTCCCAAAGGCACTTGGCGTAAACGTCCTCAACAGGCAAAGACTTATATTCATGTCAATACAAAGATAATTCAAGCCAACCGCAAAAAAGTCGATAAAGATCCAGTAATTTGTGTCAGACAGGGTAATAGAGTCAAATATTGTCATAAAGTCGACATTTTAGGGGGACTTTGCCGAGTGGTGTATGACCCCTATCATCCCCAATCTTGTGGCGCAACTGTTTGGGTAGAAGTTAATCCAGTCGTGGCTGAACTTATCGGCAAAAGTAACCCTTTAATCACTCAATCTTTTGCCACTTCTTTTGCATAA
- the grxC gene encoding glutaredoxin 3, which translates to MAAMVEIYTWSTCPFCIRAKALLTKKGVDFTEYCIDGDEVAREKMAQRSYGRTSLPQIFINDQHIGGCDDLYALESQGKLDPLLQISVVE; encoded by the coding sequence ATGGCCGCTATGGTTGAAATTTACACTTGGAGTACCTGTCCTTTTTGTATTCGCGCTAAAGCCTTATTAACCAAAAAGGGCGTTGATTTTACTGAATATTGTATCGATGGCGACGAAGTAGCGCGAGAAAAAATGGCACAACGGTCTTATGGTCGTACAAGTCTACCCCAAATTTTTATCAATGATCAGCACATTGGTGGTTGTGATGACTTATATGCTTTAGAATCTCAGGGTAAACTTGACCCATTACTGCAAATATCGGTGGTTGAATGA
- the gshB gene encoding glutathione synthase has translation MKLAFIIDPLPRLDPGHDTTVALMEAAQMAGHEVWVTEVHQLSVIDGKAWAILQQVQLTPVQLQEGKWIAVPNWYQVSAGVLRCLEDMNVVFMRKDPPVTIRYLYATYILELINQQKTLVINSPQGLREANEKMYTLQFSAVMPETIVSQNKAIIREFVEQKKLAVLKPLGGKAGEGILFLDPGDRNFNSIVEVSTQQGQEPVMIQRFLPEAKDGDKRIILLNGEPIGAVNRVPTGQEFRGNMAVGGRVEKTEITPREQEICAKVGPKLRRDGLYFVGIDVIGGYLTEVNVTSPTGVREIDRLEHTNLEKQVIDWLESPDKS, from the coding sequence ATGAAATTAGCCTTTATTATCGATCCCTTACCCCGTTTAGATCCTGGTCATGATACCACAGTCGCTTTGATGGAAGCTGCCCAAATGGCAGGTCATGAAGTCTGGGTAACAGAAGTTCATCAATTAAGTGTTATTGACGGCAAAGCTTGGGCTATTTTACAGCAAGTTCAATTAACCCCTGTTCAATTACAAGAGGGAAAATGGATAGCTGTTCCTAACTGGTATCAAGTCTCTGCCGGGGTTTTACGATGCCTAGAAGACATGAATGTGGTCTTTATGCGAAAAGACCCTCCAGTTACTATTCGTTATCTTTATGCCACTTATATTTTAGAGTTAATTAATCAGCAAAAAACCTTAGTAATTAATTCTCCTCAAGGGTTACGAGAAGCTAATGAGAAAATGTATACTCTGCAATTTTCTGCGGTGATGCCAGAAACCATTGTTAGTCAAAATAAAGCAATTATTCGAGAATTTGTAGAACAAAAAAAATTAGCTGTCCTTAAACCTTTAGGGGGAAAAGCAGGAGAAGGTATCTTATTTTTAGATCCCGGCGATCGCAATTTTAATTCCATTGTTGAAGTTAGTACCCAACAAGGACAAGAACCAGTCATGATACAGCGTTTTTTACCTGAAGCAAAAGACGGAGATAAACGCATTATTTTACTTAATGGTGAACCTATTGGGGCAGTTAATCGTGTGCCAACGGGTCAAGAATTTAGGGGTAATATGGCAGTAGGAGGACGAGTAGAAAAAACCGAAATTACTCCTAGAGAACAAGAAATTTGTGCTAAAGTTGGCCCAAAATTACGTCGAGATGGCTTATATTTTGTAGGTATTGATGTCATTGGTGGTTATTTAACAGAAGTCAATGTTACCAGTCCTACAGGAGTTCGAGAAATTGATCGTCTTGAGCATACTAATTTAGAAAAACAAGTAATTGACTGGTTAGAATCCCCAGATAAAAGTTAG
- a CDS encoding HhoA/HhoB/HtrA family serine endopeptidase → MKDNQINMNNTQSKGKQYLTSLSLVIFGIGIGVGGIYAINFPQLITENIKNLTQSQPANAQSELALAPPTDSGNFVTDVVNKVGPAVVRINASRTVKTEDPSISNDPFFGSQIPEIPNSQIQRGTGSGFIVSNDGKILTNAHVVDGADQVTVTLKDGRTLIGKVLGEDRVTDVAVIKIEADNLPTIKMGNSDKLQVGEWAIAIGNPLGLDNTVTTGIISATGRLSSQVGVGDKRVEFLQTDAAINPGNSGGPLLNSLGEVIGMNTAIIKDAQGIGFAIPINKAQQISQQLISTGKAEHPYLGIQMVGITPEIKQELQQTKGLTIQADTGILIMNVAPNSPADQAGLKPGDVLQEIDQKPLKDPGTVQQAVEKTSIGQTLPLQVERDGQSLTLEVKVGVLPAN, encoded by the coding sequence ATGAAAGACAATCAAATTAATATGAATAATACTCAATCAAAAGGCAAACAATATTTAACTTCTTTATCTTTAGTTATCTTCGGCATTGGTATAGGAGTTGGGGGAATTTATGCGATTAATTTTCCCCAATTAATTACAGAAAATATTAAAAATCTGACCCAATCACAACCCGCTAATGCTCAATCAGAATTAGCTTTAGCACCTCCTACTGATTCAGGTAATTTTGTCACTGATGTGGTTAATAAAGTAGGGCCAGCAGTTGTACGAATTAATGCTTCTCGCACTGTTAAAACAGAAGATCCCTCTATTTCTAATGATCCCTTTTTTGGGTCACAAATTCCTGAGATTCCTAATAGTCAGATTCAACGGGGAACAGGCTCAGGATTTATCGTTAGTAATGATGGAAAAATTTTGACTAATGCTCATGTGGTAGATGGAGCAGATCAAGTTACTGTTACTTTAAAAGATGGTCGTACTTTAATTGGTAAAGTATTAGGAGAAGATAGGGTAACTGATGTAGCTGTGATTAAAATTGAGGCCGATAATTTACCAACTATTAAAATGGGAAATTCTGATAAACTTCAAGTTGGCGAATGGGCGATCGCTATTGGTAATCCTTTAGGTTTAGATAATACGGTAACAACCGGAATTATTAGTGCTACTGGTCGTCTTAGTTCTCAAGTTGGAGTTGGAGATAAACGGGTAGAGTTTCTTCAAACTGATGCCGCAATTAATCCTGGTAATTCCGGTGGCCCTTTATTGAATTCTCTGGGTGAAGTAATTGGAATGAATACGGCTATTATTAAGGATGCACAAGGAATTGGCTTTGCTATTCCTATTAATAAAGCGCAACAAATTTCTCAGCAATTAATTTCTACAGGTAAAGCAGAACATCCCTATTTAGGCATTCAAATGGTGGGAATTACTCCAGAAATTAAACAGGAATTACAACAAACTAAAGGATTAACAATTCAAGCTGATACTGGCATCTTAATTATGAATGTTGCTCCAAATTCTCCGGCCGATCAAGCTGGTTTAAAACCTGGTGATGTCTTACAAGAAATTGATCAAAAACCCCTTAAAGATCCTGGTACAGTACAACAAGCAGTGGAAAAAACTTCCATCGGCCAAACATTACCTTTACAAGTTGAACGTGATGGTCAATCTTTGACCCTTGAGGTTAAAGTTGGGGTACTACCTGCTAATTAA
- a CDS encoding FAD-dependent hydroxylase: protein MTLELQNSPKSRDLTPLDCDLTIVGGGIVGATLANALKNSGLKITIIEAQPPEKSATKPQAYALSLLSGRIFQGIGVWDKMLPQMGKFSHIALSDADYSGIVKFQTSDLGTDYLGYVGQHNSILKTLQEAITGYSNIRSLCPAKVVQVDYEATQAIITLEIARQVRQVRTKLVIGADGARSPIRTLGGIKTQGWKYWQSCITFTIKHNCPRNDIAFERFWYSGPMGILPLQRNLCQVVWTAPHTQAKAIQELPESDFLAQLKERTQGSLGEIELVSERYLFPVQLMQSECYIKPRLALVGDAAHCCHPVGGQGLNLGIRDAAALAQVLQEANQKGEDIGDLKVLKRYESWRRQENWLILGFTDFLNRLFSNNWLPLVAIRRLGLELMGLVPPFKNLALRLMTGLLGKIPQLAKN, encoded by the coding sequence ATGACCCTAGAATTGCAAAACTCCCCTAAATCAAGGGACTTGACTCCTTTAGACTGTGATTTGACCATTGTTGGGGGTGGCATTGTGGGTGCTACCTTGGCCAATGCCCTCAAAAATTCAGGACTAAAGATTACTATAATTGAGGCTCAACCCCCGGAAAAATCTGCCACTAAACCCCAAGCTTATGCTCTTTCCCTCCTCTCAGGACGTATTTTTCAAGGAATTGGGGTCTGGGACAAAATGTTGCCTCAGATGGGCAAATTTAGCCATATTGCTCTCTCAGATGCGGATTATTCTGGGATAGTCAAGTTTCAAACCTCAGATTTAGGAACGGATTATTTGGGCTATGTAGGGCAACACAACAGCATTTTAAAGACCCTTCAAGAGGCGATCACGGGTTATTCTAATATTAGGTCGTTATGTCCGGCTAAAGTCGTTCAGGTCGATTATGAAGCGACTCAAGCTATCATTACTCTGGAGATAGCTCGACAAGTTCGACAAGTTCGCACAAAATTAGTCATCGGGGCTGATGGCGCGCGATCGCCAATTCGCACTTTAGGGGGTATTAAAACCCAAGGTTGGAAATATTGGCAATCTTGTATCACCTTTACTATTAAACATAATTGCCCTCGCAATGATATCGCTTTTGAAAGATTTTGGTATAGTGGGCCAATGGGTATTTTACCTTTACAGAGAAACCTTTGTCAGGTTGTTTGGACTGCCCCTCACACTCAAGCAAAAGCAATTCAAGAATTACCAGAATCAGATTTTTTAGCTCAGTTAAAAGAACGGACTCAAGGGTCATTAGGAGAGATAGAATTAGTGAGCGAGCGTTATTTATTTCCGGTACAATTAATGCAGAGTGAGTGTTATATTAAGCCTCGATTAGCATTAGTTGGAGATGCGGCTCATTGTTGTCATCCGGTGGGAGGACAAGGCTTAAATTTAGGGATTCGGGATGCGGCCGCTTTAGCACAAGTGTTACAAGAAGCAAATCAAAAAGGGGAAGATATAGGAGACTTAAAAGTATTAAAAAGATATGAGAGTTGGCGAAGACAAGAAAATTGGTTGATTTTAGGATTTACTGACTTTTTAAATCGGTTATTTTCTAATAATTGGTTGCCCTTGGTAGCAATACGTCGGTTAGGCTTAGAATTGATGGGTTTAGTGCCTCCATTTAAAAATTTAGCCTTGCGATTAATGACAGGTTTACTGGGAAAAATACCTCAATTAGCTAAAAATTGA
- a CDS encoding ABC transporter ATP-binding protein, with amino-acid sequence MVARRLKQLGKYLLPHWRNITLGMVSLLLVNGLGVYIPLLIRDSIDDLRQAFSFDQVLKYVGLILILASIMLVIRMVSRLLIFGLGRQVEFELKQGIFEHILSLEPAYFSTHTSGDLINRATSDVDNIRRLVGFALLSIINTIFAYALTLPAMFSIDLNLSLLAVTVYPLMLITVQVFSRKLQEQQLAVQENLSDISELIQEDMSGMALIKIYAQEDNERRAFALKNEQLLAANLSLAQIRNLLFPLIEALSYISLLLLLAFGTTAIAKGVISIGDFVGLIILVERLVFPTALLGFTITSYQRGEVSIDRVEAIFQAQSKIQDKANTINLPKKEIKGEITARNLTYTYPGSLVPALKNINFTIYPGETVAIVGPIGSGKSTLANALPRLLDINSQQIFLDGKDITELKLRELRDAIAYVPQDSFLFSTTIYNNICYGDPMKDPCEVELAGKKAQIDAEILNFPQQYQTLVGERGITLSGGQRQRTALARALLMDAPILILDDALSSVDNKTATNILENFSREQNKTVIFISHQLSAAAQTDRLFVMDNGEIVQMGTHETLVKQPGLYQNLWKQHQLE; translated from the coding sequence ATGGTAGCAAGAAGACTTAAACAATTAGGAAAATATCTACTTCCCCACTGGCGAAATATCACATTAGGAATGGTTTCCTTATTGCTAGTTAATGGCTTAGGGGTCTATATTCCCCTATTAATTCGGGATAGTATTGATGATTTGCGTCAAGCTTTCAGTTTTGACCAAGTATTAAAATATGTGGGGTTAATTTTAATTTTAGCCTCAATTATGTTGGTCATTCGTATGGTATCCCGTCTCTTGATTTTTGGGTTAGGAAGACAAGTAGAATTTGAGCTAAAACAGGGTATTTTTGAACATATTCTTAGCCTTGAACCTGCTTATTTTTCCACTCATACATCAGGAGATTTAATTAACAGGGCTACTAGCGATGTGGATAATATTCGTCGTTTAGTAGGGTTTGCTTTACTCAGTATCATCAATACTATTTTTGCTTATGCTTTAACGCTTCCAGCCATGTTTAGTATTGATCTAAATCTAAGTTTATTAGCCGTTACCGTTTATCCCTTAATGTTAATTACGGTACAAGTATTTAGTAGAAAACTGCAAGAACAACAATTAGCCGTCCAAGAAAACTTATCAGATATTAGTGAATTAATACAAGAAGATATGAGTGGCATGGCCTTAATTAAAATCTATGCCCAAGAAGACAATGAACGTCGAGCATTTGCCCTTAAAAATGAACAATTATTAGCAGCTAATTTATCTTTAGCTCAAATTCGCAATTTACTGTTTCCTTTAATTGAGGCATTATCCTATATTAGTTTACTGTTATTATTAGCATTTGGCACTACTGCTATTGCCAAAGGAGTTATTAGTATCGGCGATTTTGTCGGATTAATTATATTAGTAGAAAGATTAGTTTTTCCCACTGCTTTATTAGGGTTTACTATTACTTCTTATCAACGGGGAGAGGTTAGTATAGATCGGGTAGAAGCTATTTTTCAGGCTCAATCTAAAATTCAAGATAAAGCGAATACAATTAATTTACCCAAAAAAGAAATAAAAGGAGAAATTACTGCACGTAATTTAACTTATACTTATCCTGGCTCTTTAGTACCTGCTCTTAAGAATATTAACTTTACCATTTATCCAGGAGAAACCGTTGCTATTGTAGGACCTATTGGGTCAGGAAAATCTACCTTAGCCAATGCTTTACCTCGTTTATTAGATATTAATTCTCAACAAATATTCTTAGATGGAAAGGATATTACAGAGTTAAAATTAAGGGAATTAAGAGATGCGATCGCTTATGTTCCTCAAGATAGTTTTCTCTTTAGCACCACCATCTACAATAATATTTGTTATGGTGATCCTATGAAAGATCCTTGTGAAGTAGAATTAGCAGGAAAAAAAGCTCAAATAGATGCAGAGATTCTCAATTTTCCGCAACAATATCAAACTTTAGTTGGAGAAAGAGGAATTACTTTATCAGGGGGTCAACGTCAACGAACAGCCTTAGCAAGAGCATTATTAATGGACGCACCTATATTAATCTTAGATGATGCCCTTTCGAGTGTTGATAATAAAACCGCAACTAATATTTTAGAAAATTTTTCTAGGGAACAAAATAAAACCGTTATTTTTATCTCTCATCAATTATCAGCCGCAGCACAAACAGATAGACTTTTTGTAATGGATAATGGTGAAATTGTACAGATGGGAACTCATGAAACTTTAGTCAAACAACCTGGACTCTATCAAAATTTGTGGAAACAACATCAGTTAGAATAG
- a CDS encoding MBL fold metallo-hydrolase: MLLRQLFDRESSTYTYLIADRATKQAVLIDPVLEQVERDLQLLQELDLTLCYCLETHIHADHITGTGKLREITGCLGIVPENAQVACADRMIKDDETLAIGSLIIKAIATPGHTDTHMAYLVNGHYILTGDALFIRGCGRTDFQSGDAGILYDSVTQKLFNLPDETIVYPGHDYRGQTVSTIGEEKQWNPRFVGRDRANFIVFMNNLNLPNPQKMMEALPANESCGKVSC, translated from the coding sequence ATGTTATTGCGCCAACTATTTGATAGGGAATCATCAACTTATACTTATTTGATCGCCGATCGCGCCACTAAACAAGCGGTACTTATTGATCCTGTTTTAGAACAAGTAGAACGCGATCTCCAGTTATTACAAGAATTGGACTTAACCTTGTGTTATTGTCTAGAAACTCATATCCATGCTGATCATATCACCGGAACGGGTAAATTAAGAGAAATTACCGGATGTTTAGGTATTGTACCCGAAAACGCCCAAGTTGCTTGTGCCGACCGAATGATTAAAGATGACGAAACCTTAGCCATTGGTAGTCTAATTATAAAAGCGATCGCTACTCCTGGCCATACTGACACTCACATGGCCTATTTAGTTAACGGACACTATATATTAACAGGAGATGCGTTATTTATTAGAGGTTGTGGACGGACAGATTTTCAAAGTGGGGATGCAGGAATTTTGTATGATTCAGTAACTCAAAAACTGTTTAATCTTCCTGATGAAACTATTGTTTATCCTGGTCATGATTATCGTGGACAAACTGTATCTACTATTGGAGAAGAAAAACAATGGAATCCTCGTTTTGTGGGGCGAGATCGGGCTAATTTCATTGTCTTCATGAACAATCTTAACTTACCTAATCCCCAAAAAATGATGGAAGCCCTTCCTGCTAATGAAAGTTGTGGTAAGGTAAGCTGTTAA
- a CDS encoding 2OG-Fe(II) oxygenase family protein, protein MSYYHQHSQAFSPTYLSELQGQILASPYFTVNNLNRDFIGTKGFSLVFQRSYLTQVAQNFPYFKPYLNRVVQPECNAFYLNPLLLEMGSRVDFHIDRSLRSYCETITPPLVVSVLYIKVPGDLLGGELILRSNKKQLAQIRPQVNNLVFFQGDLSHGVNPVKSSGIRLSLVCEQYNLDDEQLREIPDFKLESRAIKSEKKANKSKKRR, encoded by the coding sequence TTGTCTTACTATCATCAACATTCCCAGGCATTTTCTCCCACTTATCTCAGTGAGTTGCAAGGGCAAATCTTAGCGTCTCCTTACTTTACAGTAAATAATCTCAATCGAGACTTTATCGGAACAAAAGGCTTTTCTCTTGTGTTTCAACGTTCTTATTTAACCCAAGTTGCCCAAAATTTTCCTTATTTTAAACCTTATTTAAACCGAGTTGTCCAACCAGAATGTAATGCTTTTTATCTCAATCCCTTACTCCTGGAAATGGGTTCTCGTGTTGATTTTCATATTGATCGTTCTTTACGATCTTACTGTGAAACGATCACCCCACCTTTGGTAGTTAGTGTACTTTATATTAAAGTTCCAGGAGATTTATTAGGAGGAGAACTCATATTACGATCAAATAAGAAACAACTTGCACAAATTCGCCCACAAGTCAATAACTTAGTCTTTTTTCAAGGTGATTTAAGTCATGGTGTTAACCCAGTTAAAAGTTCAGGGATTCGTCTAAGTTTAGTCTGTGAACAATATAACCTCGATGATGAACAATTGAGAGAAATTCCCGATTTTAAACTAGAATCACGGGCTATTAAATCGGAAAAAAAAGCTAATAAATCTAAAAAAAGACGGTAG